Proteins from one Lacrimispora sphenoides genomic window:
- a CDS encoding ABC transporter permease, protein MKKEKAKYKYWLMSVCSVLTVLFIWELVTDILHLISPMMLPSPAKVLNTFLYKLTGGVNPDGATLLQHIGASMKIALGGYTVGVVIGVPLGIAMAWSRRFELFAKPLFDVIRPIPALAWIPLMILWLGIGYWSKVGIIFFAAFISATINAYAGIKRTSRVHLWVASTFGASNKQMLFKVAIPTALPMIFTGLRLALGSSWVALVAAELLAATRGLGYMIQVARMLGRPDVILVGMITIGVIGFLLSYILEKLQNKFVKGGK, encoded by the coding sequence ATGAAGAAGGAGAAAGCAAAATATAAATACTGGCTGATGTCAGTATGCTCTGTTCTTACTGTGCTCTTTATCTGGGAGCTGGTAACCGATATTTTGCACCTGATCTCTCCCATGATGCTTCCCAGTCCGGCAAAGGTACTGAATACATTTCTATATAAACTAACAGGAGGGGTCAATCCAGATGGAGCGACCCTTCTCCAGCATATAGGAGCCAGTATGAAGATTGCACTGGGAGGTTATACCGTTGGAGTAGTCATTGGGGTGCCTCTGGGGATTGCTATGGCATGGAGCAGGAGATTTGAGCTGTTTGCCAAGCCATTGTTTGACGTAATACGCCCGATTCCCGCACTTGCCTGGATTCCTCTGATGATTCTGTGGCTGGGAATTGGTTACTGGTCAAAGGTTGGAATTATATTTTTTGCAGCTTTTATCAGTGCTACCATCAACGCCTATGCAGGGATCAAGAGAACCAGCCGGGTTCACTTGTGGGTTGCAAGTACCTTTGGTGCCTCTAATAAGCAGATGTTATTTAAAGTGGCGATTCCAACTGCCCTTCCAATGATATTTACAGGATTAAGACTTGCGCTTGGGTCCTCCTGGGTTGCACTGGTGGCAGCAGAGCTTCTGGCAGCAACAAGAGGTCTGGGTTATATGATTCAGGTGGCAAGAATGCTGGGACGGCCAGATGTAATTTTAGTAGGAATGATCACAATAGGAGTGATTGGTTTTTTATTATCCTATATACTGGAGAAATTGCAGAATAAGTTCGTAAAGGGAGGGAAATAG
- a CDS encoding ABC transporter permease, protein MAARLFRKNVAVFMTVIAFGSLLLLWELVARFTNARMFLPPASEIIIKFFESFTVPIGRHTMMVHIGVSLYRVGVAFFFATLTGITLGVSMGYSKTVEAIVKPIFEFIRPIPPLAWIPMSILWFGLGDKSKFFIIFLGCFCFITVNTYDGTKNVDPVLLGAARMLGASERQVFFRVVLPSSIPYIFAGLQIAITAGWSAVVGAEMVRSDEGVGWLIVMGMTNGNTVQIMVGMLAIGLVGYILATAMAKLEGRLCIWNQQQGL, encoded by the coding sequence ATGGCAGCCAGATTGTTCAGAAAAAACGTTGCAGTTTTTATGACTGTGATTGCCTTTGGATCTCTGCTGCTTTTGTGGGAACTGGTAGCCAGGTTTACAAATGCCAGGATGTTTCTCCCTCCTGCCTCAGAGATAATCATTAAATTCTTCGAAAGCTTTACTGTCCCTATTGGCAGGCATACGATGATGGTACACATTGGTGTCAGTCTGTACAGAGTGGGTGTTGCCTTCTTTTTCGCAACTCTTACCGGGATTACTTTGGGAGTTTCCATGGGGTATTCCAAGACTGTAGAAGCAATTGTAAAGCCCATATTTGAATTTATTCGTCCGATACCGCCTTTGGCCTGGATTCCTATGTCGATTCTGTGGTTTGGGCTTGGAGATAAGAGTAAGTTCTTTATTATTTTTCTGGGGTGCTTTTGTTTTATTACAGTGAATACATACGATGGTACGAAAAACGTAGATCCTGTTTTACTGGGAGCTGCCAGAATGTTAGGCGCATCAGAGCGTCAGGTGTTCTTTCGAGTTGTTCTTCCTTCCTCGATTCCGTACATTTTCGCAGGCCTTCAGATTGCGATTACAGCAGGCTGGTCTGCGGTGGTTGGAGCTGAAATGGTACGGTCCGATGAAGGTGTCGGCTGGCTAATCGTTATGGGAATGACCAATGGAAATACCGTTCAGATTATGGTTGGAATGCTGGCAATCGGCCTTGTTGGATATATTCTGGCTACAGCCATGGCAAAGCTGGAAGGGAGGTTATGCATATGGAACCAACAGCAGGGACTTTAA
- a CDS encoding ABC transporter ATP-binding protein, with protein sequence MEPTAGTLTGVLQCSHVSKEFDSFDGTGKNLVLKDIDFTVKENEFLVLFGPGQCGKTTLLNILAGLEPATSGEVMDHGKKVTAPAPKRGVVYQKTALFPWLTVMGNVEFGPKVRGFKKEEIKKIADHYIELVGLKGFEKSYPSQLSGGMRQRVGIARAYSNNPDIMLMDEPFGHLDAQTRYMMEEELQRIWQKEKRTVIFVTNNIEEALFLADRIILMTNCPSAIKKEYKIDLPHPRSYVDSEFLRLRQEITENMDKSL encoded by the coding sequence ATGGAACCAACAGCAGGGACTTTAACAGGAGTACTTCAGTGCAGCCACGTCTCCAAGGAGTTTGACAGCTTTGACGGAACCGGCAAGAACCTGGTATTAAAGGACATTGATTTTACTGTTAAGGAAAATGAATTTTTGGTGTTGTTTGGACCGGGACAGTGCGGAAAGACCACTTTGCTTAACATTTTGGCAGGTTTAGAGCCGGCCACCTCCGGGGAAGTGATGGATCATGGGAAAAAGGTGACTGCTCCTGCTCCAAAACGAGGAGTTGTTTATCAGAAGACAGCATTATTTCCATGGCTCACAGTCATGGGAAATGTGGAATTTGGGCCGAAGGTCCGTGGATTTAAGAAAGAGGAGATAAAAAAGATTGCAGATCATTATATTGAACTGGTAGGTTTAAAAGGGTTTGAAAAAAGTTATCCCTCCCAGTTATCAGGCGGAATGAGACAAAGAGTCGGAATTGCCAGAGCTTACAGCAATAATCCTGATATTATGCTGATGGATGAACCTTTCGGCCATTTAGATGCTCAAACAAGATATATGATGGAGGAAGAACTTCAGAGAATCTGGCAGAAAGAAAAGAGAACGGTAATCTTCGTAACCAATAACATTGAGGAAGCGTTATTTCTTGCAGACCGGATCATTCTGATGACCAACTGTCCTTCTGCCATTAAAAAAGAATATAAGATCGATCTGCCACATCCCAGAAGCTATGTTGACTCTGAATTCCTACGTTTACGGCAGGAGATAACTGAAAATATGGACAAATCGCTGTAA
- a CDS encoding ABC transporter ATP-binding protein produces MEDKRETKVKVMNLTKQFDQLLVLDDISFDVKKGEFLCIVGPTGCGKTTFLNSLTKLYQPTKGEILINNEPVDLKKHSIAYIFQEYSTMPWLTVEENIRFGLDIKHTSKELADQKVEEYLEVVGLTKYRKYYPDQLSASMLQRVVIARAFATEPELLLMDEPYGQLDIELRFKLEDELLSLWKRNGTTVIFITHNIEEAVYLGERILVLTNKPTTIKTEIKNDLPRPRDIASKDFVELRNKVTDLIKWW; encoded by the coding sequence ATGGAAGATAAAAGAGAAACAAAAGTAAAGGTAATGAATCTGACAAAACAGTTCGACCAGCTTCTTGTTCTGGATGACATATCCTTTGATGTGAAAAAAGGAGAATTCCTTTGTATCGTAGGGCCTACAGGCTGTGGTAAGACAACATTTTTAAACAGCCTTACCAAGCTTTATCAGCCCACAAAAGGGGAGATATTAATTAACAATGAGCCAGTGGATTTAAAAAAGCACAGCATTGCATATATTTTTCAGGAATATTCAACGATGCCATGGCTGACGGTAGAAGAAAATATCCGTTTTGGTCTGGATATTAAACATACTTCAAAAGAGTTGGCGGATCAGAAGGTGGAGGAGTATTTAGAGGTGGTAGGACTGACGAAATACCGTAAATACTATCCTGATCAGCTTTCGGCAAGTATGCTCCAGCGGGTAGTCATCGCCAGAGCATTTGCTACAGAGCCGGAGTTATTGTTAATGGATGAACCCTATGGGCAGCTGGATATTGAACTGCGGTTTAAGCTGGAGGATGAGCTGTTAAGCCTATGGAAACGAAACGGGACAACTGTTATTTTTATTACCCACAATATCGAAGAGGCAGTCTATTTAGGGGAAAGGATTCTTGTTCTTACCAATAAGCCTACAACGATAAAAACAGAGATAAAAAATGATCTGCCAAGGCCTAGGGATATTGCTTCTAAGGACTTTGTGGAATTACGAAATAAAGTGACGGATTTAATTAAATGGTGGTAG